From Cytobacillus sp. IB215665, the proteins below share one genomic window:
- a CDS encoding polysaccharide deacetylase family protein, which yields MKSYKMIFTSLSVIAGLFLLFAFVIDKERSVMSVGYTSTKAIQQTNIIEPISAYTPVYDNRKEEFTIVGYLQNGHTFKILRDYGNEWWQISFGNGYGYVRKTDVIVNEEPYVLKATKNTNNMFITIKETNIYEQPSDSLHPIATISQNLRYPIMSESNDYYGVKIAGKIGYVQKEDVEVDDGIPILMYHHFSHDEDNLDLSNPNTISPHEFYQQMAILNEEEVETISLKDLEGFLNGTTNLPGKVVALTFDDGLQSVNEYVYPTLKANNQLGNLFIITSRSPNEAEPYNPKATKYQFMSTQMIENMSDVFTVCAHTHKMHRLKGQKSFLVTKSLDEVQKDLRLNKSILETAYFAYPFGQYNEDVVKVVMEEGFKMAFTTKRGFVKKGDNPYLLNRLNVSPRMTKNEYKKLVGIN from the coding sequence ATGAAAAGTTATAAAATGATTTTTACATCCTTAAGTGTCATAGCAGGATTATTTTTGCTTTTTGCATTCGTTATAGACAAAGAACGATCTGTTATGAGTGTTGGTTATACATCTACAAAAGCAATCCAACAAACGAACATAATAGAGCCTATTAGCGCTTATACTCCTGTGTACGATAATAGAAAGGAAGAATTCACCATTGTAGGGTATTTACAAAATGGACATACATTCAAGATACTACGTGATTATGGCAATGAATGGTGGCAAATTTCCTTTGGTAATGGCTATGGATATGTAAGAAAAACAGATGTCATTGTTAATGAAGAACCATACGTATTGAAGGCTACAAAAAACACAAACAATATGTTTATTACAATAAAAGAGACGAACATATATGAACAACCATCAGACTCTCTTCATCCTATCGCAACGATATCTCAAAACTTAAGATATCCTATCATGTCTGAGTCAAACGATTATTATGGGGTGAAGATAGCAGGTAAGATCGGTTATGTACAAAAGGAAGACGTCGAGGTTGATGACGGTATTCCAATATTAATGTACCACCATTTTTCACATGATGAAGATAATCTTGACCTAAGTAATCCTAATACAATTTCTCCTCATGAATTTTATCAGCAAATGGCTATATTAAATGAGGAAGAAGTTGAAACAATTTCACTCAAAGATTTAGAAGGTTTTCTAAATGGTACGACCAATTTACCTGGAAAAGTCGTCGCATTGACATTTGATGATGGGTTACAATCTGTTAATGAATATGTTTATCCAACATTAAAAGCCAATAACCAACTTGGGAACTTATTTATTATAACTAGTCGTTCCCCGAATGAAGCGGAACCATATAATCCAAAAGCTACAAAATATCAATTTATGAGTACTCAAATGATTGAAAACATGAGTGATGTTTTTACCGTTTGCGCACACACACATAAAATGCACCGGCTAAAGGGACAGAAAAGTTTCTTAGTGACTAAGTCCCTTGACGAAGTACAAAAAGATTTGCGATTGAATAAATCAATCTTGGAGACGGCTTATTTTGCCTATCCTTTTGGCCAATATAATGAAGATGTCGTAAAAGTTGTGATGGAGGAAGGGTTCAAAATGGCTTTTACAACTAAACGAGGATTTGTAAAAAAGGGAGATAATCCATACCTATTAAACCGCTTAAATGTTTCTCCTCGGATGACGAAAAATGAATATAAAAAATTAGTTGGAATTAACTAA
- a CDS encoding DUF2975 domain-containing protein yields the protein MKKVTTLLLKIAICMIGVTVLALCIDWLPWQANVLEAMYPEFTHLKYPLLIGIYMTAIPFFFALYQALKLLSFIDKNKVFSNLSVKSLNYITYCAITICILYVIGFIILHSQNAENPGILILGWAITFVSFVIATFAVVLKKLLQNAIHLKAENDLTV from the coding sequence ATGAAGAAAGTAACTACACTATTGTTGAAAATAGCCATTTGTATGATAGGAGTTACGGTACTAGCTTTATGTATAGATTGGCTACCTTGGCAAGCGAATGTGCTTGAGGCGATGTATCCAGAGTTTACCCATTTAAAATACCCTCTGTTAATCGGTATCTATATGACAGCCATTCCATTTTTCTTTGCTCTGTACCAAGCTTTAAAACTACTAAGCTTTATTGACAAAAACAAAGTTTTTTCCAATTTATCTGTAAAATCTTTAAATTATATAACTTATTGCGCAATCACTATATGTATCTTATATGTGATAGGTTTTATCATTTTACACTCACAAAATGCAGAGAATCCAGGTATCTTAATACTCGGCTGGGCTATTACGTTTGTATCATTCGTAATAGCGACTTTTGCGGTGGTGCTTAAAAAACTCTTACAAAATGCCATACATTTGAAAGCAGAAAACGATTTAACAGTTTGA
- a CDS encoding helix-turn-helix transcriptional regulator, whose amino-acid sequence MAIIINIDVMLAKRKMSVTELSQKVGITMANLSILKNGKAKAIRFSTLEAICKALECQPGDILEYKSEE is encoded by the coding sequence ATGGCGATTATCATCAACATCGATGTCATGTTAGCGAAAAGAAAAATGAGTGTCACAGAACTATCTCAAAAAGTGGGAATTACAATGGCTAACCTATCTATTTTAAAAAATGGGAAGGCAAAAGCTATTCGATTTTCAACTTTAGAAGCGATATGTAAGGCTTTAGAATGTCAGCCAGGTGATATTTTAGAATACAAAAGTGAGGAATAG
- a CDS encoding type II CAAX endopeptidase family protein, producing the protein MESIQFKRFNLKNEVWTWKEFIGALIVAFVVVPILIEYLLHGYINNILANDLYVGTLTGLIMAICFLYSIYILSLKPHHLTWKDIGIRSFPIQYLTWIILWIILLIFVGVFIIFVMSWFGVSYENSKTASIQSQVTPINFIIGFVSATVISPIYEEIFYRGFIYKWLRGKWGIYSGMTVSSLIFMLVHIPTYNVLPITFVSGLVFSWTYERTGSVIPAMIIHGCFNGIAVIATALA; encoded by the coding sequence ATGGAAAGTATACAATTTAAAAGATTCAATTTAAAAAATGAAGTATGGACATGGAAGGAATTCATAGGAGCACTTATAGTAGCATTCGTTGTTGTTCCCATTCTTATTGAATATTTATTACATGGATATATAAATAATATATTAGCAAACGATCTATATGTAGGCACCCTCACTGGGCTAATTATGGCAATATGTTTTTTATATAGTATTTATATATTATCATTAAAACCACATCATTTAACATGGAAGGATATCGGTATACGATCGTTTCCAATTCAATATTTGACATGGATTATACTTTGGATAATACTTTTAATCTTTGTTGGCGTCTTTATAATATTTGTTATGTCATGGTTTGGAGTTAGCTATGAAAATAGTAAAACAGCTAGTATTCAATCGCAGGTTACCCCTATTAACTTTATCATTGGATTTGTATCAGCTACTGTAATTTCTCCTATTTATGAAGAGATTTTTTATCGGGGGTTTATTTATAAATGGCTAAGGGGCAAATGGGGGATATATAGCGGGATGACGGTTAGCTCATTAATTTTTATGCTCGTTCACATTCCAACATATAATGTGTTGCCAATCACTTTTGTAAGTGGACTCGTTTTTTCATGGACGTACGAACGGACAGGGTCGGTCATACCAGCTATGATCATTCATGGTTGCTTTAATGGTATTGCTGTAATAGCTACTGCTTTGGCCTAA
- a CDS encoding MerR family transcriptional regulator: protein MSYYSTGDASKKLHLSVRTLRYYDQIGLVEPTIKEDNGRRLYSEQDMLKLEKITILKALSLSLDDIKKVLDQITVQDILAVHKRSLENKILELQGSLNHTTTILNSIRVEQQLNWEVLLPLIDEYQHRKSTEQKEMIWKELFNEKEVDALSNNLPKMGEDDEQTTKWINIIRRVELCLTNSIKPEAEEGQLIAEDILLLSKETFHGDEGLELKFWEVRKSKEKSQKLGLYPINDEVVKFIEQAIDYILEENYI, encoded by the coding sequence GTGTCATATTATTCAACGGGTGACGCTTCAAAGAAGCTTCATCTTTCCGTACGAACGCTTCGCTATTATGATCAAATTGGACTCGTCGAACCGACGATTAAAGAAGACAACGGTCGACGTCTTTATTCAGAGCAAGATATGCTTAAGCTAGAAAAGATCACAATACTGAAAGCTCTTTCACTTTCTCTAGATGACATTAAAAAAGTTCTAGATCAAATCACTGTTCAAGACATTTTAGCTGTCCATAAAAGGTCATTAGAGAACAAAATTCTTGAGCTACAAGGGTCGTTAAATCATACAACGACAATTTTAAATAGTATAAGAGTAGAACAGCAATTAAATTGGGAGGTTTTGTTACCACTAATAGATGAATATCAACATCGTAAGTCAACAGAACAGAAAGAAATGATTTGGAAGGAGCTTTTTAATGAAAAGGAAGTTGATGCACTCTCAAATAACCTTCCAAAAATGGGTGAGGACGATGAGCAAACTACGAAGTGGATTAACATTATTAGGAGAGTAGAGCTATGTTTGACAAACAGCATAAAACCAGAAGCTGAAGAAGGTCAACTCATTGCAGAAGATATATTATTACTGTCGAAAGAAACCTTTCATGGTGACGAAGGACTGGAACTGAAATTTTGGGAAGTTCGCAAATCAAAGGAGAAATCTCAAAAGCTAGGACTATACCCGATTAATGATGAAGTTGTTAAGTTTATCGAACAAGCTATTGATTATATTTTAGAAGAAAATTACATATGA
- a CDS encoding MmcQ/YjbR family DNA-binding protein, translating to MDFKELQESCLTKRGAYEDFPFGDDAHVMKVGTKMFAILSLGETHPAISLKCEPDVNEILREQYPAIKPGYHLNKRHWNTITVDGTVPTKQILHMIDRSYELVFNSLRKAEKAEINEKIN from the coding sequence ATGGATTTCAAAGAGCTGCAGGAAAGTTGTTTAACAAAACGAGGTGCTTATGAAGATTTTCCATTTGGGGATGATGCACATGTGATGAAGGTAGGAACTAAAATGTTTGCTATCTTGTCTCTAGGAGAAACCCACCCTGCCATTAGCTTAAAATGTGAGCCAGATGTTAATGAAATACTTCGTGAGCAATATCCCGCCATTAAACCAGGTTATCATTTAAACAAACGACATTGGAATACAATTACTGTTGATGGCACAGTACCAACTAAACAAATCTTACATATGATTGATAGATCTTATGAGTTAGTGTTTAACAGTTTAAGAAAGGCTGAAAAGGCAGAAATTAATGAAAAAATTAATTAA